The Pseudomonas fluorescens genome includes a window with the following:
- the ccmB gene encoding heme exporter protein CcmB, with translation MSVFGLLLAREARLLFRRPAELANPLVFFAIVIALFPLAVGPETQLLQTLSPGLVWVAALLSVLLSLDGLFRSDFEDGSLEQWVLSSHPLALLVLAKVLAHWVFSGLALVLLSPLLAMMLGLPGACMPVLLVSLLLGTPVLSLLGAVGAALTVGLKRGGLLLALLILPLYIPVLILGSGALQAALQGMPATGYLLWLGSLTALAITLTPFAIAAGLKISVGE, from the coding sequence ATGAGTGTGTTTGGCCTGTTGCTTGCCCGCGAGGCGCGCCTGCTGTTCCGTCGTCCGGCCGAATTGGCCAATCCGCTGGTGTTCTTCGCGATTGTCATTGCATTGTTCCCGTTGGCGGTCGGGCCGGAGACTCAATTGTTGCAAACCTTGTCTCCGGGACTGGTCTGGGTCGCCGCGCTTTTATCGGTCCTGCTCTCGCTGGACGGGCTTTTCCGCAGTGATTTCGAAGACGGCTCGCTGGAACAGTGGGTCCTTTCGTCGCACCCCCTGGCCCTTCTGGTTTTGGCCAAGGTACTGGCACACTGGGTTTTTTCCGGGCTGGCACTGGTATTGCTCTCGCCATTGCTGGCAATGATGCTGGGGCTGCCCGGCGCGTGCATGCCGGTGCTGCTGGTATCGCTGCTGCTGGGCACGCCGGTGTTGAGCCTGCTCGGTGCGGTGGGCGCGGCGTTGACGGTGGGGTTGAAGCGCGGCGGCTTGTTGCTGGCGTTGCTGATCCTGCCGTTGTATATCCCGGTCCTGATCCTGGGCAGTGGTGCCTTGCAAGCGGCGCTGCAAGGCATGCCCGCGACCGGTTATCTGCTGTGGCTTGGCAGCCTGACCGCCCTGGCGATAACCCTGACACCCTTTGCAATAGCCGCTGGCCTGAAGATCAGCGTCGGCGAATAA
- a CDS encoding DUF2802 domain-containing protein, with protein sequence MILEVAVIVLFLFWAGTLAMFLAYIRGQRQIAAQQAQGDALRDQRIKDLAKRVDDYQNGTVRMGEALHELRAVVAPLPDKLAQLEQRDPSSLSFAQAARLVGMGASVDELTQACGLTQAEAELMSKLHKGG encoded by the coding sequence TTGATTCTTGAGGTAGCAGTCATTGTCCTGTTCCTTTTCTGGGCAGGCACGCTGGCGATGTTCTTGGCGTATATACGTGGCCAGCGGCAGATCGCCGCTCAGCAGGCCCAGGGCGATGCGCTGCGCGACCAGCGCATCAAGGACCTGGCCAAGCGCGTCGATGATTACCAGAACGGCACCGTGCGCATGGGCGAAGCGCTCCATGAGCTGCGTGCCGTGGTCGCGCCGTTGCCGGATAAACTCGCCCAGTTGGAACAGCGCGACCCCTCCAGCCTGTCCTTCGCCCAGGCTGCCCGTCTGGTGGGCATGGGCGCCAGCGTCGACGAACTGACCCAAGCCTGCGGCCTGACCCAGGCCGAGGCGGAGTTGATGAGTAAGCTGCACAAGGGCGGCTGA
- a CDS encoding chemotaxis protein CheW: MNDKASSQKGSEDPILQWVTFKLDNETYGINVMRVQEVLRYTEIAPVPGAPSYVLGIINLRGNVVTVIDTRQRFGLMNAEISDNTRIVIIEADKQVVGIMVDSVAEVVYLRQSEIETAPNVGNEESAKFIQGVCNKNNELLILVELDKMMSEEEWSELESI, encoded by the coding sequence ATGAATGATAAGGCGTCGTCTCAAAAGGGTTCTGAAGATCCGATTCTGCAATGGGTAACCTTCAAGCTCGATAACGAAACCTACGGCATCAACGTGATGCGCGTTCAGGAAGTGCTGCGCTATACCGAGATCGCCCCGGTACCGGGTGCACCGAGCTACGTGCTGGGCATCATCAACCTGCGTGGCAACGTGGTTACGGTGATCGATACCCGCCAGCGCTTCGGCCTGATGAATGCCGAGATCAGCGACAACACCCGGATCGTCATCATCGAAGCCGACAAGCAAGTGGTTGGCATCATGGTCGACAGCGTCGCTGAAGTGGTTTACCTGCGCCAGTCGGAAATCGAGACGGCGCCGAACGTGGGTAACGAAGAATCCGCCAAGTTCATCCAGGGCGTGTGCAACAAGAACAACGAGTTGCTGATTCTGGTTGAACTGGACAAGATGATGAGCGAAGAAGAGTGGTCGGAACTGGAGAGTATCTGA
- a CDS encoding EscU/YscU/HrcU family type III secretion system export apparatus switch protein: MTTHTEPRQAIALKYDGHHAPTLTAKGDEALAEEILRIARESEVPIYENAELVKLLARMELGDSIPEELYRTIAEIIAFAWNLKGKFPQGYDPNAPSAEKDVTDRGEDY; this comes from the coding sequence ATGACAACCCACACCGAACCCCGCCAGGCCATCGCCCTCAAATACGACGGCCACCATGCCCCGACCCTCACCGCCAAGGGCGACGAAGCCCTGGCCGAGGAAATCCTGCGGATCGCCCGGGAAAGCGAAGTACCGATTTATGAAAACGCTGAGTTGGTGAAGCTGTTGGCCCGGATGGAATTGGGCGACAGTATCCCGGAAGAGCTGTACCGCACGATTGCCGAGATCATTGCGTTTGCCTGGAACCTCAAGGGCAAGTTTCCCCAGGGCTACGACCCGAATGCGCCGAGTGCCGAGAAGGACGTGACGGACCGCGGTGAGGATTACTGA
- a CDS encoding heme lyase CcmF/NrfE family subunit, which produces MTAGIFIPELGHLAMILALCFSLVQAVVPLLGAWRGDRLWMSLAQPAAWGQFAFMLFAFGCLTYAFMADDFSVAYVASNSNSALPWYYKFSAVWGAHEGSLLLWALILAGWTFAVSVFSRQLPQVMLARVLAVMGMISTGFLLFLIVTSNPFERILPQMPTDGRDLNPLLQDIGLIVHPPMLYMGYVGFSVAFAFAIAALLGGRLDAAWARWSRPWTIVAWAFLGIGITLGSWWAYYELGWGGWWFWDPVENASFMPWLVGTALIHSLAVTEKRGVFKSWTVLLAIAAFSLSLLGTFLVRSGVLTSVHAFASDPERGVFILMFLLFVVGGSLTLFALRAPVVKSQVGFNLWSRETLLLGNNLVLVVAASMILLGTLYPLVLDALSGAKLSVGPPYFNALFIPLMAILMVVMAIGVLVRWKDTPVKWLLGMLTPVLLGTAALAVVAGVAYGDFNWAVLATFVLAAWVLLAGVRDIFDKTRHKGLIKGLPTLTRSYWGMQVAHLGIAVCALGVVLSSQNSAERDLRLAPGESMDLAGYQFVFEGAKHFEGPNFTSDKGTVRVIRNGQEITVLHPEKRLYTVQNSVMTEAGIDAGFTRDLYVALGESLGDGAWAVRVHVKPFVRWIWFGGLLTGLGGVLAALDRRYRVKVKTRVRETLGMTGATA; this is translated from the coding sequence ATGACTGCTGGCATCTTTATTCCCGAGTTGGGCCACCTGGCGATGATCCTGGCCTTGTGTTTTTCCCTGGTGCAGGCCGTGGTGCCGTTGCTCGGTGCCTGGCGCGGCGACCGTTTGTGGATGAGCCTGGCCCAGCCAGCGGCATGGGGCCAGTTCGCCTTCATGCTGTTTGCCTTCGGTTGCCTGACCTATGCCTTCATGGCTGACGATTTTTCCGTGGCGTACGTCGCCAGCAACTCCAACAGCGCCTTGCCCTGGTACTACAAGTTCAGCGCGGTGTGGGGCGCCCATGAAGGCTCGCTGCTGCTCTGGGCGTTGATCCTTGCTGGCTGGACCTTCGCGGTCTCGGTGTTCTCGCGGCAGTTGCCCCAGGTGATGCTGGCCCGGGTGTTGGCGGTGATGGGCATGATCAGCACCGGTTTCCTGCTGTTCTTGATCGTCACCTCCAACCCGTTCGAGCGCATCCTGCCGCAGATGCCGACGGATGGCCGCGACCTCAACCCATTGCTGCAAGACATCGGCCTGATCGTTCACCCGCCAATGCTCTACATGGGCTACGTCGGCTTCTCCGTGGCCTTCGCCTTCGCTATCGCCGCGTTGCTCGGTGGGCGCCTCGATGCCGCGTGGGCACGCTGGTCGCGTCCGTGGACCATCGTCGCCTGGGCCTTCCTCGGCATCGGTATCACCCTTGGCTCGTGGTGGGCCTACTACGAGCTCGGCTGGGGCGGCTGGTGGTTCTGGGACCCGGTGGAAAACGCGTCCTTCATGCCCTGGCTGGTGGGCACGGCGCTGATTCACTCCCTGGCTGTCACGGAAAAACGCGGGGTGTTCAAGAGCTGGACCGTGTTGCTGGCCATCGCGGCGTTCTCGCTGAGCCTGTTGGGAACCTTCCTGGTGCGTTCCGGCGTACTCACGTCGGTGCACGCCTTTGCCTCTGACCCCGAGCGCGGCGTGTTCATCCTGATGTTCCTGCTGTTCGTGGTCGGCGGTTCGCTGACGCTGTTCGCCCTGCGTGCGCCGGTGGTCAAGAGCCAGGTCGGCTTCAACCTCTGGTCACGGGAAACCCTGTTGCTGGGCAATAACCTGGTGTTGGTGGTGGCCGCGTCGATGATCCTGCTGGGGACGTTGTACCCGCTGGTGCTCGATGCGTTGTCCGGCGCCAAGCTGTCGGTGGGGCCGCCGTACTTCAATGCATTGTTCATCCCGCTGATGGCGATCCTGATGGTGGTGATGGCCATCGGTGTGCTGGTGCGCTGGAAAGACACCCCGGTCAAGTGGCTGCTGGGCATGTTGACCCCGGTGCTGCTGGGCACGGCCGCTCTGGCCGTGGTGGCCGGCGTGGCGTATGGCGATTTCAACTGGGCGGTGTTGGCGACGTTCGTGCTGGCGGCCTGGGTATTGCTGGCGGGTGTGCGGGACATCTTCGACAAGACCCGGCACAAAGGCCTGATCAAGGGCCTGCCGACCCTGACCCGCAGTTACTGGGGCATGCAGGTCGCCCACCTGGGCATCGCCGTCTGCGCCCTGGGCGTGGTGCTGTCCAGCCAGAACAGCGCCGAGCGCGACCTGCGCCTGGCGCCGGGTGAGTCCATGGACCTGGCCGGCTATCAGTTCGTTTTCGAGGGGGCCAAACATTTCGAGGGTCCGAACTTCACGTCCGACAAAGGCACTGTACGGGTCATTCGCAACGGCCAGGAAATCACCGTGCTGCACCCGGAAAAACGTCTCTACACCGTGCAGAACTCGGTCATGACCGAAGCTGGCATCGATGCCGGTTTCACCCGTGATCTCTACGTGGCGCTGGGCGAGTCCCTGGGCGACGGCGCGTGGGCGGTACGGGTCCACGTCAAGCCGTTCGTACGCTGGATCTGGTTCGGTGGCTTGCTCACCGGCCTGGGTGGGGTGTTGGCGGCGCTGGATCGTCGTTATCGAGTCAAGGTGAAAACCCGGGTGCGTGAGACCCTGGGCATGACGGGAGCCACTGCATGA
- the ccmD gene encoding heme exporter protein CcmD, translating to MSFASFGDFLAMGHHGLYVWSAYGICLVVLALNVAVPILARKRYLQQEARRLRRENGQ from the coding sequence ATGAGTTTCGCTTCATTCGGCGATTTCCTCGCCATGGGCCATCATGGCCTGTATGTCTGGTCAGCCTATGGCATTTGCCTGGTGGTGCTGGCCCTCAACGTGGCGGTGCCGATCCTGGCCCGCAAGCGGTATCTGCAACAAGAGGCGCGTCGTCTGCGCCGGGAGAACGGTCAGTGA
- a CDS encoding heme ABC transporter permease, which translates to MNWTWFHKLGSPKWFYGISGKLLPWLSIAALLLIGSGVVWGLAFAPPDYQQGNSFRIIYIHVPTALLAQSVYVMLAVCGVVGLVWKMKLADVALQCAAPIGAWMTAVALVTGAIWGKPTWGSWWVWDARLTSMLILLFLYFGLIALGNAISNRDSAAKACAVLAIVGVINIPIIKYSVEWWNTLHQGATFTLTEKPAMPVEMWLPLLLTVLGFYCFFGAVLLLRMRLEVLKRESRASWVKAEVQNSLEAVR; encoded by the coding sequence ATGAACTGGACCTGGTTTCACAAGCTCGGCTCACCCAAGTGGTTCTACGGCATCAGCGGCAAACTGCTCCCATGGTTGAGCATCGCTGCATTGTTGTTGATTGGTTCTGGCGTGGTCTGGGGCCTGGCTTTCGCACCGCCGGACTACCAGCAAGGCAACAGCTTTCGCATCATCTACATCCACGTGCCCACGGCGCTGCTGGCCCAGTCCGTCTACGTGATGCTGGCGGTGTGCGGTGTGGTCGGGCTGGTGTGGAAGATGAAGCTGGCCGACGTAGCCCTGCAATGCGCCGCGCCCATCGGTGCCTGGATGACGGCCGTGGCGCTGGTCACCGGGGCCATCTGGGGCAAGCCGACCTGGGGCTCATGGTGGGTCTGGGATGCGCGACTGACATCGATGCTGATCCTGCTGTTCCTGTACTTCGGTCTTATTGCGCTGGGCAACGCCATCAGCAATCGTGACAGTGCCGCCAAGGCCTGCGCAGTGCTGGCGATTGTCGGCGTGATCAACATCCCGATCATCAAGTACTCGGTGGAGTGGTGGAACACCCTGCACCAGGGCGCAACCTTCACCCTTACCGAAAAACCGGCGATGCCCGTCGAAATGTGGCTGCCGCTGTTGCTGACGGTGTTGGGTTTCTACTGTTTCTTCGGCGCGGTGCTGTTGCTGCGCATGCGTCTGGAAGTGCTCAAGCGCGAGTCCCGGGCCAGTTGGGTGAAGGCCGAAGTGCAGAACAGTCTGGAGGCCGTTCGATGA
- a CDS encoding cytochrome c-type biogenesis protein: MKRWLAAAILGLSLAGVAHAAIDTYEFANDGERERFRELTKELRCPKCQNQDIADSNAPIAADLRKEIFRMLGEGKDNQQIIDFMVDRYGEFVRYNPALSSKTALLWFGPAGLLFGGFVVIAVIVRRRRVQRTAVPDTLSVEERQRLDQLLDKTKHD, from the coding sequence ATGAAGCGCTGGTTAGCTGCCGCCATCCTCGGCCTGAGCCTTGCCGGTGTGGCCCATGCCGCCATTGATACCTACGAATTCGCCAACGACGGCGAGCGCGAGCGATTTCGCGAACTGACCAAGGAACTGCGCTGCCCCAAGTGCCAGAACCAGGACATCGCCGACTCCAACGCGCCAATTGCCGCCGACCTGCGCAAGGAAATCTTCCGCATGCTCGGTGAGGGCAAGGACAACCAGCAGATCATCGATTTCATGGTCGATCGCTACGGTGAGTTCGTGCGCTACAACCCCGCCCTGTCCTCCAAGACGGCGCTGCTCTGGTTCGGCCCCGCCGGGCTGTTGTTTGGTGGTTTCGTTGTCATTGCAGTGATCGTGCGCCGCCGCCGGGTCCAGCGCACCGCCGTCCCGGACACGCTTTCTGTCGAAGAGCGCCAGCGCCTCGACCAACTGTTGGATAAAACCAAGCATGATTGA
- the ccmI gene encoding c-type cytochrome biogenesis protein CcmI, with translation MIDFWLAAGLLLLVALSFLLIPVLRGRRAQLEEDRTALNVALYQERVAELQTEREEGVLNAAQLDTGRAEAARELLADTEGADTPRESRLGKPLPLLAAVLVPVLGLALYLHFGASDKVELTREFAQAPQSMEEMTLRLERAVAAQPDNAEGLYFLGRTYMAQDRPADAAKLFERTVAVAGRQPELLGQWAQAQYFADGKKWSDKVQALTDEALKLDPKEVTSLGLLGIAAFEGERYQDAIDYWGRLLAQLPEGDKSREALQGGITRATEKLQASGGKVAQAPIAKAAALLKVRVDLAPALKAKVQPGDSVFIFARAVSGPPAPLAAKRLTVADLPVTVELGDADAMMPQLKLSNFPEVQLVARISRAGQPTAGEWIGRSQPLASSTTAQQQLTIDSPDK, from the coding sequence ATGATTGATTTCTGGCTCGCCGCAGGTCTGCTTCTTCTGGTTGCTCTGAGTTTTCTGTTGATCCCTGTGCTGCGCGGTCGCCGCGCCCAACTGGAGGAGGACCGTACCGCACTCAACGTGGCGTTGTATCAGGAACGTGTCGCCGAATTGCAGACCGAGCGGGAGGAGGGTGTGCTCAACGCCGCGCAACTGGACACCGGTCGCGCCGAAGCCGCCCGTGAACTGCTCGCCGACACCGAGGGCGCCGACACACCGCGCGAATCCCGGTTGGGCAAGCCATTGCCATTGCTCGCCGCTGTGCTGGTGCCAGTCTTGGGCCTGGCGCTTTACCTGCATTTCGGTGCCAGTGACAAGGTCGAGCTGACCCGTGAATTCGCCCAGGCTCCGCAGTCGATGGAAGAGATGACCCTGCGCCTGGAACGCGCCGTGGCGGCGCAGCCGGATAATGCCGAGGGGCTGTACTTCCTCGGGCGTACCTACATGGCGCAGGATCGGCCGGCGGACGCGGCGAAGCTCTTCGAGCGCACCGTGGCCGTCGCCGGTCGTCAACCGGAACTGTTGGGCCAGTGGGCCCAGGCGCAGTATTTCGCCGATGGCAAGAAATGGTCGGATAAAGTCCAGGCCTTGACCGACGAAGCGCTCAAGCTCGATCCGAAGGAAGTCACCAGCCTCGGCCTGTTGGGCATCGCCGCGTTTGAAGGCGAGCGTTATCAGGATGCGATCGACTACTGGGGGCGTCTGCTCGCGCAACTGCCGGAGGGCGACAAGTCCCGGGAGGCGCTGCAGGGCGGCATTACCCGTGCCACCGAGAAGCTGCAGGCCAGTGGCGGCAAGGTCGCCCAGGCGCCTATCGCCAAGGCTGCGGCATTGCTCAAGGTGCGCGTGGACCTGGCGCCGGCACTCAAGGCCAAGGTGCAGCCGGGCGACAGTGTGTTCATCTTCGCTCGCGCCGTTTCCGGCCCACCTGCGCCGCTGGCCGCCAAGCGCCTGACGGTCGCCGATCTGCCGGTCACGGTGGAACTGGGCGACGCGGACGCCATGATGCCGCAGTTGAAACTGTCGAACTTCCCCGAAGTCCAACTGGTGGCGCGCATCTCCCGGGCCGGCCAGCCGACCGCGGGTGAGTGGATCGGCCGCAGCCAGCCCCTGGCGAGCAGCACCACGGCGCAGCAACAATTGACCATCGACAGTCCGGACAAATAA
- a CDS encoding DsbE family thiol:disulfide interchange protein, whose amino-acid sequence MKRWLMLVPLALFLLMAVFLYRGLYLNPSELPSAMIGKPFPDFSLPSVQGDKTLTRADLLGKPALVNVWGTWCISCRVEHPVLNKLAQNGVVIYGVNYKDVNADALKWLAEFHNPYQLDIRDEDGSLGLNLGVYGAPETFFIDAKGIIRDKFVGVIDEQVWREKLAAKYQALVDEAKP is encoded by the coding sequence ATGAAACGTTGGTTGATGTTGGTGCCGCTGGCGCTGTTCCTGTTGATGGCGGTGTTTTTGTACCGCGGGCTGTACCTGAACCCGAGCGAGTTGCCCTCGGCGATGATCGGCAAGCCGTTCCCGGATTTCTCCCTGCCATCGGTGCAGGGCGACAAGACCTTGACCCGCGCCGACCTGCTGGGCAAGCCGGCGCTGGTCAACGTGTGGGGCACCTGGTGCATCTCCTGCCGGGTCGAGCACCCGGTGTTGAACAAGCTGGCCCAGAACGGGGTGGTGATCTACGGCGTCAATTACAAGGACGTCAATGCCGACGCCTTGAAATGGCTGGCCGAGTTCCACAATCCGTATCAACTGGACATTCGCGATGAAGACGGCTCCCTGGGCCTGAACCTGGGTGTCTACGGCGCGCCGGAAACGTTCTTCATCGATGCCAAGGGCATCATCCGCGACAAGTTCGTCGGCGTGATCGACGAGCAGGTCTGGCGCGAGAAACTGGCCGCCAAGTATCAGGCACTGGTGGACGAGGCCAAGCCATGA
- the ccmE gene encoding cytochrome c maturation protein CcmE, with the protein MNPLRKKRLVIILAILVGVGVAVALALSALKQNINLFYTPTQIANGEAPKDTRIRAGGMVEKGSLERSGDSLDVKFNVTDFNKTVTITYRGILPDLFREGQGIVALGKLNADGVVVADEVLAKHDEKYMPPEVTKALKDSGQSAPAPVKEG; encoded by the coding sequence GTGAATCCGCTGCGCAAAAAACGTCTTGTCATCATTCTTGCGATCCTGGTGGGTGTCGGTGTCGCGGTCGCCCTGGCCCTGAGCGCCCTGAAGCAGAACATCAACCTGTTCTACACCCCGACCCAGATCGCCAACGGTGAAGCACCCAAGGACACCCGCATCCGCGCTGGCGGTATGGTGGAAAAAGGCTCGCTGGAGCGCTCCGGGGATTCACTGGATGTGAAATTCAATGTCACCGACTTCAACAAGACCGTGACCATCACCTATCGCGGTATCCTCCCGGACCTTTTCCGCGAAGGGCAGGGCATCGTCGCCCTGGGCAAGCTCAACGCCGACGGCGTGGTGGTGGCCGATGAAGTGCTGGCCAAGCACGACGAAAAATACATGCCGCCGGAAGTGACCAAGGCGCTGAAAGACAGCGGCCAGTCGGCGCCCGCTCCCGTGAAGGAGGGCTGA
- the ccmA gene encoding cytochrome c biogenesis heme-transporting ATPase CcmA: MTSPLLQTVGLACERDLRLLFENLELRLSPGDMVQISGPNGSGKTSLLRLLAGLMQPTAGQVLLNGQPLHGQRSELARNLLWIGHAAGIKDLLTPEENLSWLCALHTPVGREAIWQALAAVGLRGFEDVPSHTLSAGQQRRVALARLYLDSPPLWILDEPFTALDKQGVAQLEEHLARHCENGGMVLLTTHHTLARMPAGYRNIDLGNWAV; encoded by the coding sequence TTGACCAGTCCTCTCCTGCAAACCGTTGGCCTCGCCTGTGAGCGAGACTTGCGGCTGCTTTTCGAAAATCTCGAATTGAGACTCTCGCCCGGCGATATGGTGCAGATCAGTGGTCCCAACGGCAGCGGCAAGACCAGCCTGCTGCGCCTGCTCGCCGGATTGATGCAGCCCACCGCCGGCCAGGTGTTGCTCAATGGCCAGCCCTTGCACGGCCAGCGTAGCGAGCTGGCCCGCAATCTGCTCTGGATCGGCCATGCCGCCGGTATCAAGGATTTGCTGACCCCCGAAGAAAATCTCAGTTGGCTCTGCGCATTGCATACGCCGGTCGGCCGCGAAGCGATCTGGCAGGCGTTGGCGGCGGTAGGGCTGCGCGGCTTCGAAGACGTGCCGAGCCACACCCTGTCTGCCGGCCAGCAACGCCGCGTGGCGCTGGCCCGGCTGTACCTGGACAGCCCGCCGCTGTGGATTCTCGACGAGCCATTCACCGCCCTGGACAAGCAGGGCGTCGCGCAACTCGAGGAACACTTGGCCCGGCACTGTGAAAACGGTGGCATGGTGCTCTTGACCACCCACCACACGCTGGCGCGGATGCCGGCCGGTTATCGCAACATTGATCTGGGGAACTGGGCCGTATGA
- a CDS encoding flagellar hook-length control protein FliK: MTGDINILPLPQATATTRMPAVTGELLKLLAPAEGLIGPGQTAQAEVLSLKQADQTFQLLLKVTLESGRQTTVQASSTQPLPQGTSLAVTQPSASNLAITVQQAVASSVATLTRIDTAQLPVGTLLQGKVLTSQVLPQLPGQPAVYRSLVSLLNTAQAGSTLDIDSPQPLRIGTLLSAQVQDAQTLKFVPLSNRHEQLAVSQQLVTQMSQQGSLDNLITVLQNLPANDDTGAELRAAVTRLLASLPDVQQLSTPKGLAQAMVASGVFLESKLLAGQPPGPAPDLKGDLLKLIAQLTPALPASTNLTAIIAANTLAQVLPSFVRNALGTLGQVSAKPQPTSFPLPSRQMKGQDEEGDLEHLLRLAAAAVSRLQSHQLSSLEQTGLTDDGRLMSTWQLEIPMRNLQDIVPLQVKFQREETPPREQPDERREEREPKQQLWRVELAFDMEPLGPLQVQAQLLSGSLSSQLWAERPYTASLIESNLTALRERLVTCGLNVGDLDCHLGTPPQGPKTRLEQRWVDETA; this comes from the coding sequence ATGACAGGCGACATCAACATCCTGCCGCTGCCCCAGGCCACGGCAACGACGCGTATGCCAGCGGTGACGGGCGAGCTGCTCAAATTGCTGGCACCGGCCGAAGGGCTGATCGGCCCCGGCCAGACCGCCCAGGCCGAAGTGCTGTCGCTCAAGCAGGCGGACCAGACCTTCCAGTTGCTGCTCAAGGTCACATTGGAAAGCGGCCGCCAGACCACCGTGCAGGCCAGCAGCACCCAGCCGTTGCCACAGGGCACCAGCCTGGCCGTGACCCAACCGTCCGCCAGCAACCTGGCCATCACCGTGCAACAGGCCGTCGCTTCCAGCGTCGCCACCCTGACCCGGATCGACACCGCACAGTTGCCGGTCGGCACCCTGCTGCAAGGCAAGGTGCTGACCAGCCAGGTCCTGCCGCAATTGCCGGGGCAACCGGCGGTGTATCGCTCGTTGGTGAGCCTGCTCAACACCGCCCAGGCCGGCAGCACCCTGGACATCGACAGCCCGCAACCGCTGCGAATCGGCACGCTGTTGAGTGCCCAGGTGCAAGATGCCCAGACGCTGAAGTTCGTTCCGCTGAGCAACCGCCACGAGCAATTGGCGGTGAGCCAGCAATTGGTCACGCAAATGAGCCAGCAGGGCTCGCTGGACAATCTGATCACCGTCCTGCAAAACCTTCCGGCCAACGATGACACCGGTGCCGAGCTGCGCGCCGCGGTGACACGCCTGTTGGCCAGCCTGCCGGATGTCCAGCAACTGAGCACGCCCAAGGGGCTGGCCCAGGCCATGGTCGCCAGCGGTGTGTTCCTGGAAAGCAAGTTACTCGCCGGGCAGCCGCCGGGGCCGGCACCCGACCTCAAAGGCGACCTGCTCAAGCTGATCGCCCAACTGACGCCAGCCCTGCCCGCATCCACCAACCTCACGGCCATCATTGCCGCCAACACCCTGGCCCAAGTACTGCCCAGTTTTGTCCGCAACGCCCTGGGAACCCTCGGCCAGGTCAGCGCCAAGCCGCAACCCACCAGCTTCCCCCTGCCCTCGCGCCAGATGAAAGGCCAGGACGAAGAAGGCGACCTCGAACACCTGCTGCGCCTGGCCGCTGCCGCCGTGTCGCGCCTGCAAAGCCATCAATTGTCGAGCCTGGAGCAAACTGGCCTGACTGACGACGGTCGGCTGATGAGCACCTGGCAATTGGAAATCCCGATGCGCAATCTGCAGGACATCGTGCCCTTGCAGGTCAAGTTCCAGCGCGAGGAAACCCCGCCCCGGGAGCAACCAGACGAACGCCGTGAAGAACGCGAGCCAAAACAGCAGCTCTGGCGGGTGGAATTGGCGTTCGACATGGAACCGCTCGGCCCACTGCAGGTTCAGGCCCAGTTGCTCAGCGGCAGCCTGTCTAGCCAGCTGTGGGCCGAACGGCCGTACACCGCGAGCCTGATCGAAAGCAACCTGACAGCGCTGCGTGAGCGCCTGGTGACCTGTGGCCTGAACGTCGGCGACCTGGACTGCCACCTTGGCACTCCGCCCCAAGGCCCCAAGACTCGTCTGGAACAACGCTGGGTGGACGAAACCGCATGA